The Carassius gibelio isolate Cgi1373 ecotype wild population from Czech Republic chromosome A24, carGib1.2-hapl.c, whole genome shotgun sequence genome window below encodes:
- the LOC127946294 gene encoding ribosomal protein S6 kinase alpha-3 isoform X6, translating into MLKMFPLRIRQRNTREEVSVKEISITHLVKEGSEKADPQQFELRKVLGQGSFGKVFLVKKTTGPDAGQLYAMKVLKKATLKVRDRVRTKMERDILVEVNHPFIVKLHYAFQTEGKLYLILDFLRGGDLFTRLSKEVMFTEEDVKFYLAELALALDHLHGLGIIYRDLKPENILLDEDGHIKLTDFGLSKESIDHENKAYSFCGTVEYMAPEVVNRRGHTYSADWWSYGVLMFEMLTGTLPFQGKDRKDTMTMILKAKLGMPHFLSSEAQSLLRSLFKRNPSNRLGAGPDGVEEIKRHPFYSTIDWNKLFRREIHPPFKPASGRPDDTFYFDPEFTAKTPKDSPGVPPSANANQLFRGFSFVAISSEEESQPLQSKSVSSLVQQLHRNVSQFNDTYEVKEDIGVGSYSICRRCIQKSTGMEYAVKIINKAKRDPTDEVEILLRYGQHPNIITLKDVYDDGRSVYLVTELLKGGELLDKILRQKFFSEREASAVLHTITKTVEYLHAQGVVHRDLKPSNILYVDESGDPESIRICDFGFAKQLRAENGLLMTPCYTANFVAPEVLKKQGYDAACDIWSLGVLLYTMLTGFTPFANGPEDTPEEILARIGSGKFSLTGGYWNSVSLEAKDLVSKMLHVDPHQRLTAAQVLKHPWIVHKDQLPKYQLNRHDAPHLVKGAMAATYSALNRNVPPMLEPVGCSILAQRRGVKKLTSTAL; encoded by the exons GAAGAAGTGTCTGTTAAAGAGATCAGCATCACACATCTTGTTAAAGAGGGCTCAGAGAAGGCCGACCCGCAGCAGTTTGAGCTCAGGAAGGTGCTTGGACAGGGCTCCTTCGGAAAG GTGTTTTTGGTGAAGAAGACGACAGGCCCGGATGCAGGACAGCTGTATGCAATGAAAGTGCTGAAAAAAGCCACTCTGAAAG TACGGGATCGGGTCAGGACTAAGATGGAGCGGGACATCCTGGTGGAGGTTAATCATCCGTTTATTGTTAAACTACACTATG CATTCCAGACTGAAGGAAAGCTCTATCTGATTCTGGACTTTTTAAGAGGAGGTGATCTCTTTACTCGACTGTCAAAAGAG GTGATGTTCACAGAGGAGGATGTGAAGTTTTATCTTGCCGAACTGGCTTTAGCTCTGGACCATCTGCATGGACTAGGCATCATCTACAGAGATCTGAAACCAGAGAA CATTCTCTTGGATGAGGACGGCCACATAAAGCTGACAG ATTTTGGACTCAGTAAGGAGTCGATCGATCACGAAAATAAAGCATACTCTTTCTGCGGGACGGTAGAGTATATGGCTCCGGAGGTGGTGAACAGAAGAGGACACACTTACAGCGCTGACTGGTGGTCTTACGGTGTACTCATG TTTGAAATGCTGACTGGAACGCTGCCTTTCCAAGGCAAGGACCGCAAGGACACCATGACTATGATTCTAAA GGCAAAGCTTGGAATGCCTCACTTTCTGAGTTCAGAAGCTCAGAGTCTCCTCAGGAGCCTTTTCAAACGAAACCCTTCCAATAGATTAG GTGCTGGTCCAGATGGAGTTGAAGAGATAAAGAGACACCCGTTTTATTCTACCATTGACTGGAAT AAATTATTTAGAAGAGAAATTCACCCGCCCTTCAAACCAGCCTCTGGCAGACCAGACGACACATTCTACTTTGACCCAGAATTTACAGCAAAAACTCCCAAAG ACTCTCCAGGTGTACCCCCTAGTGCCAATGCCAACCAACTCTTCAGAGGTTTCAGTTTTGTGGCCATCAGCTCAGAAGAAGAGTCTCAACCCCTGCAGAGCAAAAGTGTGAGCTCTTTAGTTCAG CAACTCCACAGAAACGTGTCTCAGTTCAATGACACATATGAGGTGAAGGAGGATATCGGAGTTGGCTCATATTCCATCTGCAGACGCTGCATACAGAAAAGCACAGGCATGGAGTATGCAGTGAAG ATAATCAATAAAGCTAAACGGGATCCGACAGACGAGGTGGAAATTCTGTTACGCTATGGACAGCATCCAAATATAATCACCTTGAAAGAC GTGTACGACGACGGCCGCTCAGTGTATCTGGTGACAGAACTGCTGAAGGGAGGGGAACTGCTGGATAAGATCCTCAGACAGAAGTTCTTCTCCGAGCGAGAGGCCAGTGCTGTGCTGCACACCATCACAAAGACTGTGGAGTACCTGCATGCTCAAGGG GTGGTTCACAGGGATCTGAAGCCCAGTAACATCCTTTACGTTGATGAATCCGGGGATCCCGAGTCAATCCGGATCTGTGACTTTGGCTTTGCCAAGCAGCTGAGAGCAGAAAACGGACTGCTGATGACGCCCTGTTATACTGCCAACTTTGTGGCCCCAGAG GTGCTGAAGAAACAGGGTTATGATGCTGCCTGTGATATCTGGAGTTTAGGCGTCCTTCTGTACACAATGTTAACTGG ATTTACTCCATTTGCTAATGGCCCAGAGGACACGCCGGAGGAGATTCTAGCTCGAATAGGCAGTGGGAAGTTTTCTCTCACAGGTGGATACTGGAACTCTGTTTCACTTGAGGCAAAG GACTTGGTGTCTAAGATGTTGCATGTAGACCCCCATCAGAGACTAACAGCTGCACAGGTGTTGAAACACCCCTGGATCGTTCACAAAGACCAGCTCCCCAAATACCAGCTGAACAGACATGATGCCCCCCATCTGGTTAAG GGGGCGATGGCTGCCACATACTCTGCCTTGAATAGGAACGTTCCCCCCATGCTGGAGCCTGTGGGCTGTTCTATTCTCGCTCAGCGCAGAGGAGTGAAAAAACTGACCTCTACTGCTTTATGA
- the LOC127946294 gene encoding ribosomal protein S6 kinase alpha-3 isoform X2, whose product MPLAQLVDPWRKMAIGSAASETEPHHVLEDSTGEDENLPCQEEVSVKEISITHLVKEGSEKADPQQFELRKVLGQGSFGKVFLVKKTTGPDAGQLYAMKVLKKATLKVRDRVRTKMERDILVEVNHPFIVKLHYAFQTEGKLYLILDFLRGGDLFTRLSKEVMFTEEDVKFYLAELALALDHLHGLGIIYRDLKPENILLDEDGHIKLTDFGLSKESIDHENKAYSFCGTVEYMAPEVVNRRGHTYSADWWSYGVLMFEMLTGTLPFQGKDRKDTMTMILKAKLGMPHFLSSEAQSLLRSLFKRNPSNRLGAGPDGVEEIKRHPFYSTIDWNKLFRREIHPPFKPASGRPDDTFYFDPEFTAKTPKDSPGVPPSANANQLFRGFSFVAISSEEESQPLQSKSVSSLVQQLHRNVSQFNDTYEVKEDIGVGSYSICRRCIQKSTGMEYAVKIINKAKRDPTDEVEILLRYGQHPNIITLKDVYDDGRSVYLVTELLKGGELLDKILRQKFFSEREASAVLHTITKTVEYLHAQGVVHRDLKPSNILYVDESGDPESIRICDFGFAKQLRAENGLLMTPCYTANFVAPEVLKKQGYDAACDIWSLGVLLYTMLTGFTPFANGPEDTPEEILARIGSGKFSLTGGYWNSVSLEAKDLVSKMLHVDPHQRLTAAQVLKHPWIVHKDQLPKYQLNRHDAPHLVKGAMAATYSALNRNVPPMLEPVGCSILAQRRGVKKLTSTAL is encoded by the exons GAAGAAGTGTCTGTTAAAGAGATCAGCATCACACATCTTGTTAAAGAGGGCTCAGAGAAGGCCGACCCGCAGCAGTTTGAGCTCAGGAAGGTGCTTGGACAGGGCTCCTTCGGAAAG GTGTTTTTGGTGAAGAAGACGACAGGCCCGGATGCAGGACAGCTGTATGCAATGAAAGTGCTGAAAAAAGCCACTCTGAAAG TACGGGATCGGGTCAGGACTAAGATGGAGCGGGACATCCTGGTGGAGGTTAATCATCCGTTTATTGTTAAACTACACTATG CATTCCAGACTGAAGGAAAGCTCTATCTGATTCTGGACTTTTTAAGAGGAGGTGATCTCTTTACTCGACTGTCAAAAGAG GTGATGTTCACAGAGGAGGATGTGAAGTTTTATCTTGCCGAACTGGCTTTAGCTCTGGACCATCTGCATGGACTAGGCATCATCTACAGAGATCTGAAACCAGAGAA CATTCTCTTGGATGAGGACGGCCACATAAAGCTGACAG ATTTTGGACTCAGTAAGGAGTCGATCGATCACGAAAATAAAGCATACTCTTTCTGCGGGACGGTAGAGTATATGGCTCCGGAGGTGGTGAACAGAAGAGGACACACTTACAGCGCTGACTGGTGGTCTTACGGTGTACTCATG TTTGAAATGCTGACTGGAACGCTGCCTTTCCAAGGCAAGGACCGCAAGGACACCATGACTATGATTCTAAA GGCAAAGCTTGGAATGCCTCACTTTCTGAGTTCAGAAGCTCAGAGTCTCCTCAGGAGCCTTTTCAAACGAAACCCTTCCAATAGATTAG GTGCTGGTCCAGATGGAGTTGAAGAGATAAAGAGACACCCGTTTTATTCTACCATTGACTGGAAT AAATTATTTAGAAGAGAAATTCACCCGCCCTTCAAACCAGCCTCTGGCAGACCAGACGACACATTCTACTTTGACCCAGAATTTACAGCAAAAACTCCCAAAG ACTCTCCAGGTGTACCCCCTAGTGCCAATGCCAACCAACTCTTCAGAGGTTTCAGTTTTGTGGCCATCAGCTCAGAAGAAGAGTCTCAACCCCTGCAGAGCAAAAGTGTGAGCTCTTTAGTTCAG CAACTCCACAGAAACGTGTCTCAGTTCAATGACACATATGAGGTGAAGGAGGATATCGGAGTTGGCTCATATTCCATCTGCAGACGCTGCATACAGAAAAGCACAGGCATGGAGTATGCAGTGAAG ATAATCAATAAAGCTAAACGGGATCCGACAGACGAGGTGGAAATTCTGTTACGCTATGGACAGCATCCAAATATAATCACCTTGAAAGAC GTGTACGACGACGGCCGCTCAGTGTATCTGGTGACAGAACTGCTGAAGGGAGGGGAACTGCTGGATAAGATCCTCAGACAGAAGTTCTTCTCCGAGCGAGAGGCCAGTGCTGTGCTGCACACCATCACAAAGACTGTGGAGTACCTGCATGCTCAAGGG GTGGTTCACAGGGATCTGAAGCCCAGTAACATCCTTTACGTTGATGAATCCGGGGATCCCGAGTCAATCCGGATCTGTGACTTTGGCTTTGCCAAGCAGCTGAGAGCAGAAAACGGACTGCTGATGACGCCCTGTTATACTGCCAACTTTGTGGCCCCAGAG GTGCTGAAGAAACAGGGTTATGATGCTGCCTGTGATATCTGGAGTTTAGGCGTCCTTCTGTACACAATGTTAACTGG ATTTACTCCATTTGCTAATGGCCCAGAGGACACGCCGGAGGAGATTCTAGCTCGAATAGGCAGTGGGAAGTTTTCTCTCACAGGTGGATACTGGAACTCTGTTTCACTTGAGGCAAAG GACTTGGTGTCTAAGATGTTGCATGTAGACCCCCATCAGAGACTAACAGCTGCACAGGTGTTGAAACACCCCTGGATCGTTCACAAAGACCAGCTCCCCAAATACCAGCTGAACAGACATGATGCCCCCCATCTGGTTAAG GGGGCGATGGCTGCCACATACTCTGCCTTGAATAGGAACGTTCCCCCCATGCTGGAGCCTGTGGGCTGTTCTATTCTCGCTCAGCGCAGAGGAGTGAAAAAACTGACCTCTACTGCTTTATGA